From the genome of Nicotiana sylvestris chromosome 2, ASM39365v2, whole genome shotgun sequence, one region includes:
- the LOC104240622 gene encoding putative pentatricopeptide repeat-containing protein At3g01580, with protein sequence MRSREIVLKLVGVCTTAKLLTQLHSLIIRTGLNQDIQLAAKLTELYFELLPVQTARKVFDEIPHPSAYTYNRILQRFFGIKRYGEVLSLFSSMLSFEKPDHFTLLFALKSCSALKALNFGKTIHGFGIKHGNIHSNMFLGSTLIQFYSKCGDMDDALRVFEEYTKPDLVLWTTLVTGYEQSFKPDEALAVFTGMMMTRGVSPDPVTLATVVSACTQLLNLKAGESVHGLVIRMNNKSPLPVSNALLNLYAKTGSIEYGVNLFRMMEEKDVISWSCIISCCAHNGATDRAISLVDEMIHKGVEPNLVCVISALQACEASCNLDKGRKIHELAFQKGLELDILVSTALIDMYMSCCSPKEAIMVFDRMLNKDDISWFSLLCGCVQNGMLYKSMQIFCDMTSSDIQPDATVMVKILGACSELGIIQLTSCLHGYVIRGGFTSNSFVGASLIECYAKCGSLEEAVKVFEGLTDDKDIVVWSSMFAGYGIHGQAKESIKLFHRMVRDSSVRPNKVTFLSILAACSHAGLVEEGIELFNMMLNEYQLMPESKHYAIIVDLLGRTGELDKAMCFINQMHSRAGAHVWGALLGACGIHQNTEIGEVAARKLLQLDPDHAGYYILLSNVYAVDGKWDGAAELRGSIKEKQLKTITGQSVVRL encoded by the coding sequence ATGAGATCACGGGAAATTGTCTTGAAGCTTGTCGGAGTATGTACAACAGCCAAATTGCTGACCCAATTGCATTCTCTAATCATAAGAACTGGACTAAATCAAGACATTCAACTCGCCGCTAAACTGACAGAGCTATATTTCGAATTGTTACCTGTTCAAACTGCCCGTAaagtgtttgatgaaattcctcACCCAAGTGCATACACCTACAATCGCATTCTACAACGCTTTTTTGGAATAAAACGATATGGGGAAGTACTGTCTCTCTTTTCATCTATGTTGTCATTCGAAAAGCCTGATCATTTCACATTACTTTTTGCATTAAAGTCGTGTTCTGCATTAAAAGCACTAAATTTTGGCAAAACGATTCACGGCTTCGGGATAAAACATGGTAACATTCATTCAAACATGTTTCTAGGCTCGACCCTCATTCAGTTTTACTCAAAATGTGGAGATATGGACGACGCTTTACGCGTCTTTGAGGAATATACAAAGCCTGATCTTGTTTTGTGGACAACATTGGTTACTGGTTATGAGCAAAGTTTTAAGCCTGATGAAGCATTAGCTGTTTTTACTGGAATGATGATGACACGTGGCGTTAGTCCAGATCCAGTAACCCTTGCCACTGTTGTTTCTGCTTGTACTCAGTTGCTGAATCTAAAAGCTGGGGAAAGCGTTCATGGGCTTGTAATTAGAATGAATAATAAAAGTCCCCTACCTGTATCCAACGCTTTGTTGAATTTATATGCAAAGACTGGGTCCATAGAGTATGGGGTAAATTTGTTTAGGATGATGGAAGAAAAAGATGTAATTTCATGGAGTTGTATAATTTCTTGTTGTGCTCATAATGGTGCTACTGATAGAGCAATAAGTCTTGTTGATGAGATGATACATAAAGGTGTTGAACCCAATTTGGTTTGTGTGATCAGTGCTTTGCAAGCATGTGAAGCTTCTTGTAACTTGGACAAAGGTAGGAAAATACATGAACTAGCTTTCCAGAAAGGTCTTGAACTAGATATATTGGTTTCCACGGCTTTAATTGATATGTACATGAGCTGCTGTTCACCTAAGGAAGCGATTATGGTATTTGATAGAATGCTGAACAAAGATGATATTTCGTGGTTTTCTCTGTTATGTGGTTGTGTTCAAAATGGAATGTTATACAAGTCGATGCAAATCTTTTGTGATATGACGTCTAGTGATATCCAGCCTGATGCTACTGTGATGGTTAAAATTCTTGGAGCTTGTTCTGAGTTGGGGATTATTCAATTGACTTCTTGTCTTCATGGTTATGTAATTAGAGGAGGATTCACCAGCAATTCTTTCGTCGGGGCTTCACTTATTGAATGCTATGCAAAATGTGGTAGCTTGGAGGAGGCTGTTAAGGTTTTTGAAGGATTAACAGATGATAAAGATATTGTTGTCTGGAGCTCCATGTTTGCAGGCTATGGAATTCATGGACAAGCTAAGGAATCGATTAAGTTATTTCATCGTATGGTTAGAGATTCCTCAGTTAGGCCTAACAAAGTTACGTTCCTTTCAATTTTAGCAGCTTGTAGTCATGCAGGTCTTGTTGAGGAAGGAATTGAATTATTCAATATGATGTTAAATGAGTACCAACTGATGCCAGAATCAAAGCATTATGCAATCATTGTTGATTTACTCGGACGAACTGGAGAACTGGACAAGGCTATGTGCTTTATTAATCAAATGCACTCACGGGCTGGAGCACACGTGTGGGGGGCCTTGCTTGGTGCCTGTGGGATTCATCAGAATACAGAGATTGGAGAAGTCGCTGCCAGGAAGCTTCTCCAATTAGATCCAGATCATGCAGGGTACTATATCTTGTTATCAAATGTGTATGCTGTTGATGGAAAGTGGGATGGTGCAGCTGAACTTAGAGGTTCAATTAAAGAGAAACAGTTGAAAACGATAACTGGCCAAAGTGTTGTGAGACTTTAG
- the LOC104240619 gene encoding altered inheritance of mitochondria protein 32-like → MPFKHLRHSLSSITFYLHFSPTISPKPFFTRFSAVILSHVMAATPENFSTDATTTVVTDAEADDVKFGFQRAEMYQSKLAGTATSYDRHLFLCYKSHETWPSRVEASDSDLLPKLLSDALKARKDDIKIKTMLTICEVRDDMEVSDGDVLIFPEMIKYRDLKESDVDAFVDDVLVNGNPWSSGSQESLSGSYVFVCAHNNRDKRCGVCGPILIEEFGKAIESKGLKDKVYVTACSHIGGHKYAGNVIIFSPDKDGKIVGHWYGYVAPDDVPVLLDEHIGEGKVIERLWRGQMGQYDKVTEKVNEQRVPEVTNEETKPLENGSQESVTDFSCCQGAAGVSCCRDASAEQKESKKGQGRVSNWFGKWEQREVLTVVGVVGAVAVVAVAYGFYKKAR, encoded by the exons ATGCCTTTTAAACATCTACGGCATTCTCTTTCCTCAATCACATTTTACTTGCACTTCTCTCCAACAATCTCTCCAAAACCCTTCTTCACTCGCTTCTCTGCCGTAATCCTATCTCACGTGATGGCGGCAACACCGGAAAACTTCTCCACCGACGCTACTACTACCGTCGTCACCGACGCCGAAGCCGACGATGTTAAGTTTGGGTTTCAGCGTGCGGAGATGTACCAGAGTAAACTTGCGGGTACTGCTACTTCCTACGATCGTCATCTGTTCCTCTGCTACAAATCTCATGAGACTTGGCCTTCTCGCGTTGAAGCCTCTGATTCCGATCTGCTTCCGAAGTTACTCTCTGATGCTCTTAAAGCTCGTAAGGATGATATCAAAATTAAG ACTATGTTGACGATTTGCGAAGTACGTGATGACATGGAAGTATCAGATGGAGATGTTTTGATTTTTCCTGAAATGATCAAATACAG GGATTTGAAGGAGTCGGATGTGGATGCATttgttgatgatgtgcttgtcaaTGGCAATCCTTGGAGCTCTGGATCGCAGGAGTCGCTGAGTGGTTCTTATGTGTTTGTCTGTGCCCATAATAATCGAGATAAAAGATGTGGTGTTTGTGGACCAATTCTGATTGAGGAGTTTGGCAAGGCGATTGAGTCCAAGGGCTTGAAAGACAAAGTTTATGTGACAGCTTGTTCCCATATTGGTGGCCACAAGTATGCTGGTAATGTCATAATCTTCAGTCCGGACAAAGATGGGAAAATTGTTGGCCACTG GTATGGCTATGTTGCACCAGATGATGTACCTGTTTTGCTTGATGAGCATATTGGAGAGGGAAAAGTCATTGAACGACTTTGGAG GGGCCAAATGGGACAATATGATAAGGTTACTGAGAAAGTGAATGAACAGAGGGTTCCGGAAGTAACCAATGAAGAAACGAAGCCTCTAGAAAATGGAAGCCAGGAGAGTGTAACTGATTTCAGCTGTTGCCAAGGTGCTGCAGGAGTTTCTTGTTGTAGAGATGCAAGTGCTGAGCAGAAAGAGAGTAAGAAGGGGCAGGGAAGAGTTTCAAACTGGTTCGGCAAATGGGAGCAGCGTGAGGTTCTCACAGTCGTGGGCGTGGTTGGAGCAGTGGCTGTTGTTGCTGTGGCTTATGGCTTTTATAAGAAGGCTCGGTGA
- the LOC104240620 gene encoding serine/threonine-protein kinase D6PK-like: MEALVDGISSLPHDHNAFTAVECNMSSATLTSRDNIKSDDVSESTRHHSEADEGKKELKGTEDTGNQMADGCSGEQVLTFETKSSTKDLHNGFTSNAAAKAAGNHLKIELPPQSGISFCPSPQNSFYSATQYTEAKQSFSNTEVSECISSTVDKSGESGDVSNSCDFVESRKTSFNRGSTGSDVSEESSSSSLNSATYKPHKANDTRWDAIQAIRTREGTLGFNHFRLLKQLGCGDIGSVFLAELIGTTSFFAMKVMDKAALESRKKLVRAQTEREILQSLDHPFLPTLYSHFETDKFSCLVMEFCPGGDLHALRQKQPGKFFPEHAARFYVAEVLLALEYLHMLGIIYRDLKPENVLVREDGHIMLSDFDLSLRCAVSPTLVRSSNSSLESKSSSYCIQPSCVVQPACIQPSCFTPRFLSKPKKEKKSKPKTEIYNQMNHPLPELLAEPTSARSMSFVGTHEYLAPEIIKGEGHGSAVDWWTFGIFLYELLFGQTPFKGAGNRATLFNVVGQPLRFPETPTVSFAARDLIRGLLVKEPQHRLAYRRGATEIKQHPFFQNVNWALIRCASPPDVPRPCMTYDMPRTLPAGKVAGVDVKPSGNYFEIDFF; encoded by the exons ATGGAGGCACTTGTTGATGGAATCAGTTCCTTGCCACACGATCACAATGCTTTCACTGCTGTTGAGTGCAATATGTCTTCTGCAACCCTCACATCCCGTGATAATATAAAAAGTGATGATGTCTCTGAATCAACGAGACACCATTCTGAAGCAGATGAAGGGAAAAAGGAATTAAAGGGAACAGAAGATACCGGCAATCAAATGGCAGACGGTTGTTCAGGAGAGCAGGTTTTAACCTTTGAAACTAAATCATCTACCAAGGATTTACATAATGGTTTTACTTCAAATGCTGCTGCCAAAGCAGCTGGCAATCATTTAAAAATCGAGTTGCCACCTCAATCAGGAATCAGCTTTTGTCCTAGTCCACAAAACAGCTTTTATTCCGCTACACAATACACAGAAGCCAAACAAAGTTTCTCCAACACAGAAGTCAGTGAATGCATTAGCAGCACTGTGGACAAGTCTGGTGAAAGTGGTGATGTTAGTAACTCATGCGATTTCGTTGAGAGCAGAAAGACAAGCTTCAACAGAGGCAGCACGGGTAGTGACGTTAGTGAAGAAAGCAGCTCTAGTAGTCTCAATAGCGCAACATATAAACCGCATAAGGCAAATGATACAAGGTGGGATGCAATTCAAGCCATTAGAACCCGTGAGGGAACGTTGGGCTTCAACCACTTCAGACTTTTGAAGCAATTGGGATGTGGTGATATAGGAAGTGTTTTTCTAGCAGAGTTGATTGGAACAACAAGTTTCTTTGCGATGAAAGTGATGGACAAGGCAGCTCTAGAAAGTCGCAAGAAACTTGTAAGAGCTCAGACTGAAAGAGAGATATTGCAGTCTTTGGACCATCCATTTCTACCAACACTGTATTCACACTTCGAAACAGATAAATTTTCCTGCTTGGTTATGGAATTTTGCCCTGGGGGTGATTTGCATGCACTTAGGCAAAAACAGCCCGGGAAATTTTTTCCCGAGCATGCTGCCAG GTTTTATGTGGCTGAAGTTCTTCTTGCACTAGAGTACCTGCACATGCTTGGAATCATTTACAGAGACCTTAAACCAGAGAACGTTTTGGTACGAGAAGATGGTCATATAATGCTTTCTGATTTTGACCTTTCCTTGAGGTGTGCTGTTAGCCCAACTTTAGTTAGATCCTCAAATTCAAGCTTAGAGTCCAAGAGCTCATCCTACTGTATCCAGCCATCTTGTGTCGTACAGCCCGCATGTATCCAACCTTCATGTTTTACACCGCGTTTTCTAAGCAAACCCAAGAAAGAAAAGAAGTCCAAACCAAAGACTGAAATATACAACCAAATGAACCACCCTCTTCCGGAACTCCTTGCGGAACCAACGAGTGCTCGATCTATGTCTTTCGTGGGGACACACGAGTACCTGGCTCCTGAAATTATTAAAGGTGAAGGACATGGAAGTGCTGTAGATTGGTGGACATTCGGGATCTTTCTCTACGAGCTCTTGTTTGGACAAACTCCGTTCAAGGGAGCGGGCAATAGGGCAACATTGTTTAACGTTGTTGGTCAGCCCTTGAGATTTCCTGAAACACCTACTGTTAGTTTTGCTGCAAGggatttgataagaggtttacttGTGAAGGAGCCACAGCATCGCCTTGCATATAGGCGCGGGGCTACTGAAATAAAACAACATCCTTTCTTTCAGAACGTAAACTGGGCACTTATACGATGTGCTAGTCCTCCAGACGTACCCAGACCGTGCATGACATATGATATGCCCCGAACACTACcagcaggaaaggtggcaggtgttgatgtgaaaccttcaggtaATTATTTCGAGATTGATTTCTTCTGA
- the LOC104240621 gene encoding uncharacterized protein, translating into MSINKAASFLLPLVFFLALSQEFVNGRPLILSLTRPKPDDAALFARWLVSQSSWGVLNTIASDMGGAPFGNVVSFSDGLPDKGRGIPYFYLTTLDPTARNALKDQRSSLTISEYAIGTCGKTDPENPSCAKITLIGKLKLLNGDPKETSFAQTALFTKHPEMKGWPKGHNFQIFKLEIEEIFMINWFGGPKPLTVDQYLQAKMDSRTAIE; encoded by the exons ATGAGTATCAACAAGGCAGCTTCATTTTTACTTCCTTTGGTGTTTTTCTTGGCTTTATCCCAAGAATTTGTTAATGGGCGCCCTCTTATACTCTCACTGACCAGACCCAAGCCAGATGATGCTGCCCTCTTTGCTCGATGGCTTGTTTCTCAGAGTTCTTGGGGTGTTCTTAA TACTATAGCAAGTGATATGGGAGGAGCACCGTTCGG GAATGTTGTCTCATTTAGTGATGGGTTACCGGACAAAGGTCGTGGCATACCGTACTTCTACTTAACAACTCTTGATCCCACTGCTAGAAATGCATTAAAAGACCAGAGATCATCACTTACAATCAGTGAGTACGCCATTGGAACTTGTGGCAAGACAGATCCTGAGAACCCATCTTGCGCCAAAATTACCCTCATAGGGAAG TTGAAATTGCTTAATGGAGATCCAAAGGAAACTAgctttgctcaaactgctttattcACAAAACACCCTGAGATGAAAG GTTGGCCCAAGGGTCACAATTTCCAGATCTTCAAATTAGAGATTGAAGAGATATTTATGATCAACTGGTTTGGCGGTCCCAAACCTCTTACTGTCGATCAGTACTTGCAAGCTAAAAT GGATAGCCGCACGGCCATTGAATGA